One Pseudomonas fluorescens genomic region harbors:
- the gspG gene encoding type II secretion system major pseudopilin GspG: MKLQFRPRGQRGFTLLELLVVLVVLGLLAGIVAPKYFAQLGRSEVKVAKAQIEGLSKALDLYRLEVGHYPSTEQGLQALVLAPSDEAKWTGPYLQKKLPQDPWGRNYAYRYPGENSEYDLLSMGKDGQPGGEGENAEVTNWQ; this comes from the coding sequence ATGAAGCTGCAATTTCGTCCGCGTGGCCAACGCGGTTTCACCCTGCTCGAATTGCTCGTGGTGCTGGTGGTGCTCGGCCTGTTGGCCGGGATCGTCGCGCCGAAATACTTCGCCCAACTCGGTCGCTCCGAAGTGAAGGTGGCGAAGGCGCAGATCGAAGGCCTGAGCAAGGCGCTGGATTTGTATCGACTCGAAGTCGGCCACTACCCGTCCACCGAACAAGGCCTGCAAGCCTTGGTGCTGGCGCCGAGTGACGAAGCGAAATGGACGGGGCCGTACTTGCAGAAAAAACTGCCGCAGGATCCGTGGGGACGTAATTACGCCTACCGCTACCCCGGCGAAAACAGCGAGTACGACTTGCTGTCGATGGGCAAGGACGGCCAGCCCGGCGGCGAAGGCGAGAACGCTGAAGTAACCAATTGGCAGTGA
- a CDS encoding lytic transglycosylase domain-containing protein — MKFLASGLLGCVLLSGAAQADVFISVDAKGSYVLSNVHRPGRAYERVIHEAEATVVSLDQQPQMIASQPYAELVSAAAKVNQLPEALLHAVINAESRYNPGATSPKGAGGLMQLMPDTARELGVTDVYDPKANIQGGAKYLKRLMTLFDNDITLAVAAYNAGPDAVLSRGRVIPPFAETQRYVPNVLRQYRRLQGLAMDAPL; from the coding sequence ATGAAATTCCTTGCCAGCGGATTGCTCGGTTGTGTATTGCTCAGCGGCGCCGCGCAGGCCGATGTGTTCATCTCGGTGGACGCCAAGGGCAGCTATGTACTGTCCAACGTGCACCGGCCCGGACGTGCTTACGAACGGGTGATTCACGAGGCTGAGGCCACGGTGGTCAGCCTCGATCAGCAGCCGCAAATGATCGCCAGTCAGCCCTACGCGGAACTGGTTTCGGCAGCGGCGAAAGTCAACCAGTTACCCGAAGCGCTACTGCACGCGGTGATCAACGCCGAATCGCGTTACAACCCCGGCGCCACGTCGCCCAAAGGCGCGGGCGGGCTCATGCAGTTGATGCCGGACACCGCGCGTGAACTGGGCGTGACCGACGTCTACGACCCCAAGGCCAACATCCAGGGCGGGGCCAAATACCTCAAGCGCCTCATGACCCTGTTCGACAACGACATCACTCTCGCCGTAGCCGCTTACAACGCAGGGCCCGACGCGGTGCTCAGCCGGGGCCGGGTGATTCCGCCGTTCGCCGAAACCCAGCGATATGTACCGAATGTGTTGCGCCAGTACCGGCGTTTGCAGGGCTTGGCGATGGATGCCCCGCTGTGA